The DNA segment CTGCACCCAGGTCACCCCAGCGTGATCATGATCCCCGAGAACGTTCGGGACGAAGAGACGACCGGACCCGCGACGATCACTATCGTTCAAACAGAAGGAAAAGAAGCGAAAGTCCGGTTAGACGAACGAGACCTAAAAACGAAAGCCCTGAGCGTAGGAGTCGAACTAAGCAGAAAGTTCGTGCGGTCATCAATACAATTGCTGGACCAGTATCACTCGGCCAGCCCCCTCAAGAGATTAACTACATTGCAGGTGGTTTTGCAGGTGGAGGATGTTCTAATTCCGCAAGGAAGAAACATTTGAGAGTAGTTCAATCTGTTCATTCGACCTCTACACAACGCCGACCGCACATACCACCAATCACTTTCACCGATGATGATTTCACAGCGATTGATCCAGCTCAAGATGACCCCATGGTAATAACGGTGGAGATAGATAAATTCGCAATCGCAAAAGTCCTAGTAGATCAAGGTAGCTCGGTCGACATCCTTTACTGGGAAACATTTAAGAAGATGAAAATTTCAGAGGCAGAGATACAACCCTACAACGAACAGATAGTCGGTTTCTCAGGAGAAAGAGTAGATACGAGAGGATTTATTGATTTATACACTACATTCGGCGACGACTACCTCAGTAAGACCATCAACATACGATACCTACTCGTCAACGCCAACACATCATACAATATTCTGCTCGGTCGTCCATCTATCAACAGATTGAAAGCCATTGTCTCAACCCCTCATTTAGCTATGAAATTCCCCTCGGTCAATGGAGATATAGCAATCGTACATGTAGATCAGAAAATAGCACGAGAGTGCTATGTAGCTAGCCTGAAGGTGGAGCCAACCAGAAGGCTTTATACCACGTCGGCCGACCGAACAACAGAGCGGAGAGGTCGGTCACCAGAAAGACGTTCTAAAGGGAGAGAATCTAGGAGACACTTAGTCGCCTTAGTCGATCTCGATCCCCGGCTGGATGATCCTTGAATGGAAGCAGGGGAAGATCTTCAACCCATATTCCTCCGCGACAAAAACCGCAAAACATACATGGGAACATCTCTCAAGCCGGATGACCGA comes from the Phaseolus vulgaris cultivar G19833 chromosome 8, P. vulgaris v2.0, whole genome shotgun sequence genome and includes:
- the LOC137823708 gene encoding uncharacterized protein, with protein sequence MVTNSRGHLFTDDIIATPLPDKWRGLTIILYDGSTDPDEHLNIFRTQMTLYTTDRTVWCKVFPTSLREGPLGWFSDLPPNSITSFDALELKFTTQYATSRAHRTSSMSLLNVKQERGEPLRTFMDRFNKVCMSIRNLNPDIAMHHLVSAILPGRGKGIRPPIVPTDRHRPNRGPRFHTYTPLIVPRGKVLDEALQIELIPALKQSQTPPNADISKRCQYHRNYGHTTEGCQALKDKIEELVQAGHLRKFVKTTVTAPRSPQRDHDPRERSGRRDDRTRDDHYRSNRRKRSESPVRRTRPKNESPERRSRTKQKVRAVINTIAGPVSLGQPPQEINYIAGGFAGGGCSNSARKKHLRVVQSVHSTSTQRRPHIPPITFTDDDFTAIDPAQDDPMVITVEIDKFAIAKVLVDQGSSVDILYWETFKKMKISEAEIQPYNEQIVGFSGERVDTRGFIDLYTTFGDDYLSKTINIRYLLVNANTSYNILLGRPSINRLKAIVSTPHLAMKFPSVNGDIAIVHVDQKIARECYVASLKVEPTRRLYTTSADRTTERRGRSPERRSKGRESRRHLVALVDLDPRLDDP